In Flavobacterium gelatinilyticum, a genomic segment contains:
- a CDS encoding DNA topoisomerase IV: MKKIIFLFPFLALVSCYNAEHNCKDFKNGKFKFEFEVNGVKKTTFFERKDSIEIETFEGKTDTATIRWVSDCEYVLQKKHPKNMAEEKAISMKILTTEKDSYTFEFGLVGSEEKQRGKVFKVD, translated from the coding sequence ATGAAAAAAATTATATTCTTATTCCCTTTTCTGGCTTTAGTTTCCTGTTATAATGCCGAACATAATTGTAAAGATTTCAAAAACGGAAAATTTAAATTTGAGTTTGAAGTAAACGGTGTTAAAAAAACAACTTTCTTTGAGCGCAAAGACAGTATTGAAATCGAAACTTTTGAAGGAAAAACAGATACCGCAACAATTCGCTGGGTGAGTGACTGCGAATATGTACTGCAAAAAAAACATCCCAAAAATATGGCTGAGGAAAAAGCTATCAGCATGAAAATTTTAACGACAGAAAAGGATTCTTATACATTTGAATTCGGCTTGGTTGGTTCTGAAGAAAAACAGCGAGGCAAGGTTTTTAAAGTTGACTAA
- a CDS encoding DUF294 nucleotidyltransferase-like domain-containing protein, which produces MKNTISQRVADFLKNHPPFNFLHQKDLEKLSEQITIIYKEKDSVIFAENEKTHDSFYVVHKGAVALKKSTKNAVLDMCDEGDIFGLRPLLAQENYVMEAVAHEESILYAIPIAVFKPYALENRNVGNFLIESYASNTRNPYSDIHKDKLYGDDVLNENLNSSNHSFDLAPIKYSKKIVTCSPSTTVKDIAKIMGKKKVGAILIVDEMQPIGILTDKDLRNKIVTGDFPITTTAETIMTKPVITYPKKMTVTEAQMAMMKSNISHLCLTKDGTVNTKAVGILSKHDVMVALGNNPAVLIKALKRTKKIKEIKPIRNQIMQLLQGYLDQNIPMTLITKIITELNEACTTRVIEICLDKMSSHPPAKFAWLAMGSQGRGEQMLHTDQDNAIVYENVNEVFRDETRIYFKKLAELVNKGLFEIGYDYCPAEMMASNPQWCMSLDEWKNQVHHWITNPGKNEVLLSFIFFDYSMTYGDAETVNQLSDYIFETIKANPIFYMHLVSGALQSPSPTGFFRQFLVEQDGANKDNFDIKRRALMPLTDAARVLILSHSVKSISNTAERFEKLAELEPNNRELYLSCSYSFKALLKFRTKQGLLHHDSGQFIELESLTKMEKIKLKRTFKTIKELQELISVRFNISNLV; this is translated from the coding sequence ATGAAAAATACCATTTCCCAAAGAGTCGCCGACTTTTTAAAAAACCACCCGCCGTTTAATTTTCTGCATCAAAAAGATCTTGAAAAACTGTCTGAACAGATTACCATTATATATAAAGAAAAAGACTCGGTTATTTTTGCCGAAAATGAAAAAACACACGATTCTTTCTATGTTGTGCATAAGGGAGCCGTTGCTTTGAAGAAAAGCACTAAAAATGCTGTACTGGATATGTGCGATGAAGGCGATATTTTTGGCCTTCGTCCACTTTTAGCACAGGAAAATTATGTTATGGAAGCTGTGGCACATGAAGAAAGTATTTTATATGCCATTCCTATTGCCGTTTTTAAACCGTATGCGCTTGAGAACAGAAATGTTGGTAATTTCCTGATTGAAAGTTATGCGTCAAATACGAGAAATCCGTACTCGGATATTCACAAAGATAAATTGTATGGCGATGATGTGCTGAACGAAAATCTGAATTCCAGTAACCACTCTTTTGATTTAGCTCCTATAAAGTATTCTAAGAAAATCGTAACCTGCAGTCCGTCAACAACTGTTAAGGATATTGCCAAAATCATGGGCAAAAAGAAAGTGGGCGCTATTTTGATTGTAGACGAAATGCAGCCAATTGGTATTTTGACTGATAAAGATCTTAGAAACAAAATCGTTACCGGAGATTTTCCTATTACCACAACAGCCGAAACCATTATGACCAAACCGGTTATTACGTATCCGAAAAAAATGACGGTTACAGAGGCACAAATGGCGATGATGAAAAGCAACATCAGTCATTTATGTTTAACCAAAGACGGAACGGTAAACACTAAAGCGGTCGGGATTTTGTCGAAACATGATGTTATGGTGGCGCTGGGGAACAACCCTGCGGTGCTGATAAAAGCTTTAAAGCGTACCAAAAAAATTAAGGAAATAAAACCTATCCGTAACCAGATTATGCAGCTGCTGCAGGGGTATCTGGATCAGAACATTCCGATGACTCTGATTACCAAAATCATAACCGAACTTAATGAGGCCTGTACCACCCGCGTTATCGAAATTTGCCTGGATAAAATGAGCAGTCATCCGCCGGCAAAATTTGCCTGGCTGGCCATGGGAAGTCAGGGACGAGGTGAACAAATGCTTCATACTGATCAGGACAATGCGATTGTATACGAAAATGTCAACGAAGTTTTCAGGGATGAAACCCGAATTTATTTTAAAAAACTTGCTGAGCTTGTCAATAAAGGTTTGTTTGAAATTGGCTACGATTACTGCCCTGCCGAAATGATGGCTTCGAATCCGCAATGGTGTATGAGCCTTGACGAATGGAAAAACCAGGTACATCACTGGATTACGAATCCGGGTAAAAATGAAGTTTTATTATCGTTTATTTTCTTTGATTACAGCATGACATACGGCGATGCCGAAACTGTTAATCAATTATCGGATTATATTTTTGAAACCATAAAGGCCAACCCTATTTTCTATATGCATTTGGTAAGCGGTGCCTTGCAAAGCCCCTCTCCTACCGGGTTTTTCAGGCAGTTTTTGGTTGAACAGGACGGAGCCAACAAAGATAATTTTGATATAAAAAGAAGGGCTTTAATGCCTCTTACAGATGCTGCTCGTGTTTTAATCTTATCACATTCTGTTAAGTCGATCAGCAATACGGCAGAACGTTTCGAGAAACTGGCAGAATTAGAACCAAATAACAGAGAATTGTATCTTTCTTGTTCTTATTCGTTTAAAGCTTTGTTGAAATTCAGGACCAAACAAGGTCTGCTGCACCATGATTCTGGACAATTTATTGAATTGGAATCTTTAACCAAAATGGAGAAAATTAAACTGAAACGTACTTTTAAAACAATTAAAGAACTTCAGGAACTTATTTCGGTACGTTTTAATATTTCAAATCTGGTATAA
- a CDS encoding 3'-5' exonuclease, with amino-acid sequence MSLFNFWKKEEDLFDKNVTIEETRFVVLDTETTGFDYDNDRILCIGALVLQNGTISVQESFEVYLEQDHYDKSTAQIHGILKAFIIQRPTELEALQQFLEFLGDSIIIAHHTIFDVTMINKALERNGLPQLTNKTLDTAYLYKKTLIKSHLFERKDHYTLDDLADKFDISKKDRHTALGDAYITAIAFLKIVKKLKEKKAVNLNQLFKVF; translated from the coding sequence ATGAGCTTATTCAATTTTTGGAAAAAAGAGGAAGATCTTTTTGATAAGAATGTCACAATCGAAGAAACCCGTTTTGTAGTTCTCGATACCGAAACTACAGGGTTTGATTACGATAATGACCGCATTTTGTGTATTGGTGCACTGGTGCTTCAAAACGGAACAATTTCGGTTCAGGAAAGTTTTGAAGTGTATCTGGAACAGGACCATTACGACAAATCAACTGCTCAGATTCACGGTATCTTAAAAGCTTTTATAATCCAGCGCCCTACTGAACTTGAAGCATTACAGCAGTTTTTAGAGTTCCTGGGCGATTCGATAATTATTGCGCATCACACCATTTTTGATGTTACGATGATTAACAAAGCTCTGGAACGAAACGGTCTTCCGCAGTTAACCAATAAAACGCTGGACACTGCTTATCTTTATAAAAAGACACTCATTAAATCGCATTTATTCGAAAGAAAAGATCATTATACTCTGGATGATCTGGCTGATAAATTTGATATTTCAAAGAAAGACCGACACACCGCTTTGGGAGATGCCTACATTACGGCGATAGCATTTTTAAAAATTGTGAAAAAATTAAAGGAAAAGAAAGCAGTCAATCTTAATCAGCTTTTTAAGGTATTTTAA
- a CDS encoding cytochrome-c peroxidase — translation MKLKYFSFLFLACLFFSCQKNETPKTTIKQNLLVDLTKLNNEIVQFQKLVTNNASPKEIVNQFKKSRLAYKKTEWAIEYFVPETARFMNGPALDEMELEENRSFEPHGFQVIEEMIYPEYKIEDKENVIRELNIFQSNIKQLKSTFEVITISDDYVLDALEQNVFRVISLGITGFDSPILQSSIQEAGESIISVSEPLEIINSNTKSLAELKKLTAEAQKYCKDHDNFNAFDRAFFITEFLNPISRKIKAFQKEENIKNVKKTSPLKPEIETFFDKDAFDVNAFVLSKDYNFTADKAKLGEKLFYDTSLSKNNDRSCASCHHPEKAFTDGLKTNVSLTGSNLARNTPTLTYASLQNAQFWDMRQLDLEKQSVDVIQNKDEMHGSMDDIHAKILLNAAYISLFKKAYPKTAKPEAWQIQNAIASYVRSLNSFDSRFDDYMRGNKNALNNQEIEGMNLFMGKAKCATCHFTPLFNGTVPPGYSKSEHEVIGTPQDASGKKLSPDQGRYLYNKMPQLVGAFKTPTVRNAAVTAPYMHNGVFKTLEEVVDFYNKGGGQGLGYEVENQTLPFDELKLVKNEEKALVAFMKTLTDKRYQ, via the coding sequence ATGAAATTAAAGTATTTTTCTTTTCTGTTTTTGGCTTGTCTGTTCTTTTCATGCCAGAAAAATGAAACTCCTAAAACCACAATCAAACAAAATCTTCTTGTTGATCTAACCAAATTAAATAATGAAATTGTACAGTTTCAGAAACTGGTAACTAACAATGCTTCTCCTAAAGAAATTGTAAATCAGTTTAAAAAATCTCGTCTGGCATATAAAAAAACCGAATGGGCAATTGAATATTTTGTTCCCGAAACAGCAAGATTCATGAACGGTCCTGCTCTGGACGAAATGGAACTCGAAGAAAACCGCTCTTTTGAACCGCATGGTTTTCAGGTAATCGAAGAAATGATTTATCCGGAATATAAAATTGAAGATAAAGAAAATGTTATCAGGGAATTAAACATTTTTCAGTCGAATATCAAACAATTGAAAAGCACGTTTGAAGTAATTACTATTTCTGATGATTATGTCCTGGATGCACTTGAGCAAAATGTGTTCAGAGTTATTTCTTTGGGAATTACAGGCTTTGACAGTCCAATTCTGCAATCGTCAATTCAGGAAGCCGGAGAAAGTATAATTTCGGTTTCTGAACCTTTAGAAATTATTAATTCGAATACTAAATCTTTGGCTGAATTAAAAAAGTTAACCGCAGAAGCGCAGAAATACTGCAAAGACCATGACAATTTTAATGCTTTTGACAGAGCTTTTTTTATAACTGAATTTTTAAATCCGATTTCGAGAAAAATCAAAGCTTTTCAGAAAGAAGAAAACATCAAAAACGTAAAGAAAACAAGTCCGTTAAAGCCAGAAATTGAAACTTTCTTTGATAAGGATGCTTTTGATGTAAATGCTTTTGTGCTTTCAAAAGACTATAATTTTACAGCTGATAAAGCCAAATTAGGCGAAAAATTGTTTTATGATACGAGCCTTTCTAAAAACAATGACAGAAGTTGTGCGAGCTGTCATCATCCGGAAAAAGCTTTTACAGATGGTTTAAAAACAAACGTTTCTTTAACGGGATCAAATTTAGCCAGAAATACTCCTACCCTGACCTATGCCTCTTTACAAAATGCTCAATTTTGGGACATGCGCCAATTAGATTTGGAAAAACAGAGTGTAGATGTCATTCAGAATAAAGATGAAATGCACGGCTCTATGGATGATATTCATGCAAAAATTCTATTGAATGCAGCGTATATCAGTCTTTTTAAAAAAGCTTATCCAAAAACCGCAAAACCAGAAGCCTGGCAAATTCAAAATGCCATAGCTAGTTATGTAAGATCCTTAAATTCGTTCGATTCCCGATTTGACGATTATATGAGAGGAAATAAAAACGCACTGAACAATCAGGAAATTGAAGGAATGAATCTTTTTATGGGAAAAGCAAAATGTGCCACGTGCCATTTTACACCATTATTTAACGGAACTGTTCCCCCTGGTTATTCAAAAAGCGAACATGAAGTTATTGGAACTCCTCAAGATGCCTCTGGCAAGAAATTGAGTCCAGATCAAGGACGTTATTTATACAATAAAATGCCTCAATTAGTTGGTGCGTTCAAAACTCCAACCGTTAGAAACGCAGCCGTAACAGCTCCTTACATGCACAATGGTGTTTTTAAAACCCTCGAAGAAGTTGTGGATTTTTATAACAAAGGCGGCGGACAAGGTTTGGGTTATGAAGTCGAAAATCAAACGCTCCCTTTTGATGAACTAAAGCTCGTTAAAAATGAAGAAAAAGCTCTGGTGGCTTTTATGAAAACACTTACGGACAAAAGGTACCAGTAA
- a CDS encoding type VI secretion system baseplate subunit TssF — protein MRQERIKDRVLKRAARSWGFSDVEMETSFDPVVSMMLNALSYELEKVAHELEDSKTRVVERVLEIMFPEVTSGAKPSRAILHALPIENDVKISLQNQMKVEKRIHNIYNPLEPINKEIILSPTLEVKLAAAEIKYAAYERSLYKISNLFYKDAVRDYKHSLPAGEIVLGIELKDPKVLEIDDLMLYIDIKNTHQKEVFHYYLKQMKCFYDDLEIKVEEGYNVAVNNLDIENIINRNYTHLSEITQEVNEYYFDSFYTLKGNIKYKPIENYNTDYSCFETITEQDGSNLIWIKLIFPESLVPEIIDNVSFTANCFPVINKKRHSISKTLENFLSYVALETGDNIYMDIESVIDPNNNHYEIKEFKEGVVEEGNAVLRTGGVSRFDSRTASELLQNVLDLLKDETSSFSGFGKDFMNSSLVEINQLLASIEQQAKESSFLKNNDPYIMIKPKVEQNVNQTFLINYWSTCAEDGNDIKAGTVLDCKDLSFISENAVLMTNTVGGLNRQNNKDRILAYRNALLTRGRIVTFADIKAFGFHHFKSSIEDIKIEKGTRKEISVKAGFSRTVDIHIKTNPEEKKHLSDPEWEYLCDSFMKNLKNRSSNVFPYRIFVN, from the coding sequence ATGAGACAAGAACGTATAAAAGACAGAGTGCTAAAAAGAGCAGCGAGATCCTGGGGATTTTCGGATGTTGAGATGGAAACATCTTTTGATCCTGTTGTATCGATGATGCTGAATGCGCTATCGTACGAACTGGAAAAAGTGGCACATGAATTAGAAGATTCAAAAACGCGTGTTGTAGAAAGGGTTTTAGAAATTATGTTTCCCGAAGTAACTTCGGGTGCTAAACCTTCCAGAGCTATTTTGCATGCCTTACCAATTGAAAATGACGTAAAAATTTCACTTCAAAATCAGATGAAAGTGGAAAAAAGGATTCATAATATTTATAATCCATTAGAACCAATTAACAAAGAAATAATTCTTTCTCCAACTTTGGAAGTAAAACTGGCTGCAGCCGAAATTAAATATGCAGCTTATGAACGCAGCTTATACAAAATTTCGAATTTATTTTACAAAGATGCTGTCCGGGATTACAAACATTCCCTGCCGGCAGGTGAAATTGTTTTAGGAATTGAATTAAAAGATCCGAAAGTTTTAGAAATCGATGATTTAATGCTTTATATAGACATTAAAAATACGCATCAGAAAGAAGTGTTTCATTATTATTTAAAGCAGATGAAATGCTTTTATGATGATCTTGAAATAAAAGTTGAAGAAGGCTATAATGTTGCCGTTAATAATCTGGATATCGAAAATATCATTAACCGAAATTATACGCATCTAAGCGAAATCACGCAGGAAGTAAATGAGTATTACTTCGACAGCTTCTATACTTTAAAAGGAAATATAAAATATAAACCAATTGAAAACTATAATACCGATTATAGTTGTTTTGAAACCATTACAGAACAAGACGGAAGCAATTTAATTTGGATAAAACTGATTTTTCCGGAATCGCTTGTACCGGAAATTATCGATAATGTTTCGTTTACTGCAAATTGCTTTCCGGTAATTAATAAAAAGCGTCATTCAATTTCTAAAACTTTAGAAAATTTCTTATCATATGTGGCTTTAGAGACCGGAGATAATATATATATGGATATAGAGTCAGTTATAGACCCTAATAATAATCATTACGAAATAAAAGAATTTAAAGAAGGAGTTGTAGAAGAAGGAAATGCTGTTTTAAGAACTGGCGGTGTTTCCAGATTTGATTCGAGAACAGCCTCAGAATTATTGCAGAATGTTTTGGATTTGTTAAAAGATGAAACTTCGTCGTTTTCTGGTTTTGGAAAAGATTTTATGAACAGCTCTTTAGTAGAGATTAACCAGCTCCTGGCATCTATTGAGCAACAGGCCAAAGAAAGCAGTTTCTTAAAAAATAATGATCCGTACATAATGATTAAACCTAAAGTGGAGCAAAATGTAAACCAGACATTTTTAATCAATTATTGGTCAACATGTGCAGAAGATGGAAACGACATTAAAGCAGGAACAGTTTTAGATTGTAAAGACTTGTCTTTTATTAGTGAAAATGCAGTTTTAATGACCAATACCGTTGGAGGTTTAAACAGGCAAAATAATAAAGACCGAATTCTGGCTTATCGAAATGCCTTGCTTACGCGTGGAAGAATCGTGACTTTTGCAGATATTAAGGCTTTTGGCTTTCATCATTTTAAAAGTTCAATCGAAGATATTAAAATTGAAAAAGGAACCAGAAAAGAAATTTCAGTTAAAGCAGGTTTTAGCCGAACCGTTGATATTCATATCAAAACAAATCCTGAAGAGAAAAAACATTTGTCAGATCCTGAGTGGGAATATTTGTGTGATAGTTTTATGAAAAATCTTAAAAACAGATCTTCGAATGTATTTCCGTATCGAATATTTGTAAATTAA
- a CDS encoding T6SS phospholipase effector Tle1-like catalytic domain-containing protein: MSIVFQDYSPSQKEDEIKDLIFGIFFDGTNNNMNNSNAKEYYDKKVRGEKLTYKEEISAKAYRKHGRDKESSSYYNDWSNVARLYDAYSLKKAVYVDGIGTQTEKPDSILGAGLGTDFIFDGTGILDKVKEGCQKLADMLKGAKKKEIEVIYLDVFGFSRGAAAARVFLDEIGLKAYPLSVNRKNKGGWLGYFLAKNGIKVDLVKVRFLGLFDTVSSYSASISVNPNFDNDTEELSLNNLSKAKKVMHFTAMDEHRNNFSLTKTKVGKTREFPGVHSDVGGSYNDGVEIVKIIEKNYKRELEKLSKKLEGESWYLEKQLEISFFGPKHELKGTRKLKKTYSYIPLHLMAKSAIDENVPFDQDKLEVKKYSISKDQLLVRVKERLQQYVLGDGKPYKFEWYGKIHEKHKGVKKGDKSFEIYQQELQEQNDLRKLRNEYLHWSADNGSIGMEPTKDRKRNNF; the protein is encoded by the coding sequence ATGAGTATAGTATTTCAAGATTATTCACCTTCCCAAAAAGAAGATGAAATTAAAGATTTAATATTTGGGATTTTTTTTGATGGTACTAATAATAATATGAATAATAGTAATGCCAAAGAATACTATGATAAGAAAGTTAGAGGCGAAAAATTAACATATAAAGAAGAAATTTCAGCTAAAGCTTATAGAAAACATGGAAGAGATAAAGAAAGCAGCAGTTATTATAATGACTGGTCAAATGTGGCTCGGCTTTATGATGCTTATTCATTGAAAAAAGCTGTATATGTAGATGGTATTGGAACTCAAACAGAAAAGCCAGATTCAATACTTGGAGCAGGTTTAGGAACTGATTTTATTTTTGACGGAACTGGAATTTTGGACAAAGTAAAAGAGGGCTGTCAAAAATTAGCTGACATGTTAAAAGGTGCTAAAAAGAAAGAAATTGAAGTTATTTATTTAGATGTTTTTGGTTTTAGTCGCGGTGCTGCTGCAGCCAGGGTTTTTTTGGATGAAATTGGTTTAAAAGCCTATCCTTTATCTGTTAATCGAAAAAATAAAGGAGGTTGGCTGGGTTATTTTTTAGCTAAAAATGGAATTAAGGTTGATTTAGTCAAAGTGCGTTTTTTAGGTCTTTTTGATACAGTGTCGTCTTATTCCGCATCAATTAGTGTAAATCCCAACTTTGACAATGATACTGAAGAGTTGTCATTAAATAACTTATCAAAAGCAAAAAAAGTAATGCATTTTACTGCGATGGATGAACATCGAAATAATTTTTCATTGACGAAAACTAAAGTTGGTAAAACAAGAGAATTTCCAGGTGTGCATTCAGATGTGGGTGGAAGTTACAATGATGGAGTTGAAATAGTTAAAATTATAGAGAAAAATTATAAAAGGGAGCTAGAAAAACTTTCAAAAAAGCTTGAGGGAGAATCTTGGTATTTAGAAAAACAATTAGAAATTTCTTTTTTTGGACCTAAGCATGAACTTAAAGGAACTAGAAAATTAAAAAAAACATATAGTTATATTCCGCTTCATTTGATGGCAAAATCTGCTATTGATGAAAATGTTCCTTTTGATCAGGATAAATTAGAAGTTAAAAAATATAGTATTTCAAAGGATCAATTATTAGTCCGTGTTAAAGAACGTTTGCAGCAGTATGTTCTTGGTGATGGAAAACCTTATAAGTTTGAATGGTATGGGAAAATTCATGAAAAACATAAAGGTGTAAAAAAGGGAGATAAGAGTTTTGAGATTTATCAACAGGAGCTACAAGAGCAAAACGATTTAAGAAAACTGCGTAATGAATATCTGCATTGGTCAGCTGATAATGGTTCAATAGGTATGGAGCCAACAAAAGATAGAAAGCGTAATAATTTTTAA
- a CDS encoding DUF2931 family protein: MRKKKIFLLLLAITLSSCMEKKYKWAAYISAPREYPVEVYTGTVNGVYFSQMGGFSNFGWGSSGPINFIKAIPPDRLDITWLSYVDNKFYTGNWKLPTEKIKELFEKGFYYKPRDEAKIEAYDCINIGLGPKGMVVVWVRGSGHQIEVARYQAHETTIDPKLITESEKYMFEKDYTKDMLTYDGTIPKDLRKQIEQYGYPPPEVYESYREKYLWKPKVILPEGCKITSMYIKMCNGEAEDPYDRPIDAKHRALPYAFQIEWFIGSGKQKKEYISRIAFTDEAEYWAKYLKAEGEDEIPVDFYKNEIRKLFKEHIDKNKSTELVIKINPDVQLKSERVTDLYIEQEGKQYNIKEKVTRTGKLN, from the coding sequence ATGAGAAAGAAAAAAATCTTTTTATTGCTTTTAGCGATAACACTAAGTTCATGTATGGAAAAAAAATATAAATGGGCAGCATATATTTCTGCTCCAAGAGAATATCCTGTAGAGGTGTATACAGGGACAGTAAACGGTGTCTATTTTAGTCAGATGGGAGGATTTAGTAATTTTGGCTGGGGCAGCTCGGGACCTATTAATTTTATAAAAGCAATTCCGCCAGATAGACTTGATATTACATGGCTTTCTTATGTTGATAATAAGTTTTACACAGGTAACTGGAAACTGCCTACAGAAAAAATAAAGGAGCTTTTTGAGAAAGGTTTTTATTATAAACCCAGAGATGAAGCAAAAATAGAGGCTTATGACTGCATAAACATCGGGCTTGGACCAAAAGGAATGGTTGTTGTCTGGGTAAGAGGATCTGGTCATCAAATAGAAGTTGCGAGATATCAGGCACATGAAACTACTATTGATCCCAAACTTATAACCGAAAGCGAAAAGTACATGTTTGAAAAAGATTATACTAAAGACATGCTGACTTACGATGGTACGATTCCTAAAGATTTAAGAAAACAAATAGAGCAATATGGTTATCCTCCACCAGAAGTTTATGAAAGCTATAGAGAAAAATATCTTTGGAAGCCCAAAGTTATTTTGCCCGAGGGTTGTAAAATAACTTCAATGTATATAAAAATGTGCAACGGAGAAGCCGAAGATCCTTATGATCGCCCAATAGATGCAAAGCACAGGGCATTGCCTTATGCTTTTCAAATAGAGTGGTTCATTGGCAGTGGAAAACAAAAAAAAGAATACATTTCAAGAATAGCTTTTACAGATGAAGCAGAATATTGGGCTAAATATCTTAAAGCTGAAGGAGAAGATGAAATTCCAGTAGATTTTTACAAAAATGAGATACGAAAATTATTTAAGGAACATATTGATAAAAACAAATCTACGGAGTTAGTTATTAAAATTAATCCTGATGTTCAATTAAAGTCAGAGAGAGTAACTGATTTGTATATAGAGCAAGAAGGGAAGCAATATAATATTAAAGAAAAAGTTACACGAACAGGTAAACTAAATTGA
- a CDS encoding DUF2931 family protein, translating to MKTVTKYLAIIILFNFILISCQNTMKEKKYSWNAFVCTPKNYPAEIFSGHLIVGNTPKSGYVYMPFDEVINSYHLGDNDGSSSGEAGGITPKTLDITWMSYTENKSYSGIFNLDSDKIESLMINGCDNPYWDQKTKSVQIFKDYDFAINAGLFPGGVVVLYVWSPTTVTIVGRYQAHEDKNVDWKMAHPSMKDKAGIKEYVDYMNEDLPKEILDQIKNGKIPFGYWETLFREYHLTPQVKAEDKVETLKINYINGEFESIFLSLNSNVMPIKKRAIPRKINVVWHDINNRRMESDVFFDEKKAMAIFGKITPNEAIQFNIEIDRNTKPRETTGIGIKLKTANSEIDMKDAIVSQESFTKLLPY from the coding sequence ATGAAAACAGTAACAAAGTACTTAGCCATCATCATCCTGTTTAATTTCATCTTAATCTCATGCCAAAATACCATGAAAGAAAAAAAATATTCCTGGAATGCATTTGTTTGCACACCAAAAAATTACCCTGCTGAAATTTTTTCAGGACATTTAATCGTGGGTAACACGCCAAAAAGTGGGTATGTATATATGCCGTTCGATGAGGTTATTAACAGCTATCACTTAGGTGACAATGACGGTTCTTCTTCTGGTGAGGCAGGAGGAATAACTCCAAAAACATTGGATATTACCTGGATGTCCTATACTGAAAACAAAAGTTATTCAGGCATTTTCAACCTCGATTCAGATAAAATAGAATCCTTAATGATTAATGGCTGTGATAATCCTTACTGGGATCAAAAAACGAAAAGTGTTCAAATTTTTAAAGATTATGATTTTGCAATTAATGCAGGTTTGTTTCCGGGTGGAGTGGTCGTATTATACGTTTGGAGCCCTACTACGGTGACAATCGTTGGACGTTATCAGGCACATGAAGATAAAAATGTCGACTGGAAAATGGCACATCCATCAATGAAAGATAAAGCAGGTATTAAAGAGTATGTTGATTATATGAATGAAGATTTACCAAAAGAAATATTAGACCAGATAAAAAATGGTAAAATCCCTTTTGGATACTGGGAAACACTATTTAGAGAATATCATTTGACACCTCAGGTCAAAGCAGAAGATAAAGTAGAAACACTTAAGATTAATTATATCAATGGCGAGTTTGAATCGATTTTTTTGAGCTTAAACAGCAATGTGATGCCAATTAAAAAACGAGCTATTCCGAGAAAAATAAATGTGGTATGGCATGACATCAATAACAGACGTATGGAAAGTGATGTGTTTTTTGATGAGAAAAAAGCAATGGCAATTTTTGGAAAAATTACGCCTAACGAAGCAATTCAATTTAACATTGAAATTGATCGAAATACCAAACCACGAGAAACGACAGGAATCGGGATAAAACTAAAAACAGCGAATTCAGAAATAGACATGAAAGACGCTATTGTTTCGCAGGAATCGTTTACGAAGCTCCTTCCTTATTAA